The genome window ATCTCCTGCGTGACGACGTTCCCATAGAACGGATCGGCGAAAAACCGATGGTAGGCCTCGAACGTGAGAACGGGTTGCACGGCCGTCCCGGTGAAATGGTACGCACTGTTGACCAGCAAGATGGCCATCGCGGGGGCGAGGAGCGCTAGGATGTATACAACGGCCGGCCCGACGAGACCAACCACGACCGCGCGCGATCGCCAGGTGCCGCGAGACCGCATCGAGGTCGCGGGGAGGGGCGTCTCGACGGTCATTCCGCCATCACCACGCAATCGTCCTTGCGCCAGCCTACCGTGAGCGACTCGTCCTGCGAAAAAATCGGGCTTCCGTCCGAATGCGTTTGCATCATGAGCGGGTGCCCGGAGGAAGTGGCGAGCCGGTATTCGATCACGGATCCCTTGAAGGTGACGCTGCGGACCCGTACCGCCGTGGTATTCTCGTACCGCTCATCGCCGGCGGCCGCCCCAACCGCATGGAGGGCGCGCATCCGTTCCGGGCGGACACAGAGCGAGACCGTGGCCCCGGGAGCCACCCCGGGCTGCGCGGGAGCCAGGACGGTGAGATCCGCCGTTTGGACCTGTACACTGTCCCCGTCCTTCGCCGTGATCCGCCCCTCGAAGAGGTTGCTGTCGCCGAGGAACATCGCGACGAACCGGGTCCGGGGTCTCTCATACACGTCCCGGCCGGTGCCAACTTGCTCGACCCGCCCATCGCGCATCACGGCAATGCGATCCGACATCGTCAGGGCTTCGGCCTGGTCGTGGGTCACATAGATGAACGTTGTCCCGACCCGGTGCTGGATTTCCTTGAGCTCGATCTGCATCTGCATTCTGAGACGGAGATCCAGCGATCCCAGGGGTTCATCCAGCAGCAACACCGCTGGTTCGTTGACCAGGGCCCTCGCGATGGCGACGCGCTGCTGCTGCCCCCCGCTGAGCTGGTGAATGCGCCGCGCACCCAGATCGGCAAGATCGACCAGTTCAAGCGCCCGCGAGACCTTCTGCCGGATGGTCTCCCGGTCGCGCCGCTTCATTCGCAAACCGAAGGCGATGTTGTCGAAGACATCGAGATGCGGAAACAGCGCGAGGTGCTGGAAGATCAGATTCGTGTCTCGCCGGTACGGCGGGATGTCGGTGACGCCGCGCCCTTGTAGAAAGACTTCCCCTTCGGTTGGTCGCTCGAACCCGCCGACCATCCTCAAGATCGTCGTCTTGCCGCAGCCGCTGGGCCCGAGGAGCGAGAAGAACTCGTTTCCCTCGATCTGAAGCGTCACGCCGCGAACGGCTTGGACCTTCCCAAACCATTTCGTGACGTGTCGCAGCTCGACCGCCGGGTGAACACCGACCTCACGGCCCGCCGGAACTGCCACGAGTCAGCGCGTCGGTCCCCTGTTAAGATGTTACATCTTCGCTTTGATTTCCCGATCCCACCGCTGTCTCCAGGCGTTGTTTTGGAGGTTTGCGGTGACCCAATCCGGTTGTATGGCCTTCTCGATGGCGCTTGGTTGGAACACAGGTTCCTTTTGCAGGTCGGATTTCAGGGTGACCCCTTGTACCGCCGGGATCGTCGCCGTCAGGTTGCAATAGCGACCGATCACGGATTTTGACAGATAGATGTTAATGACATCCGAGGCGACTTCAGCCTGATCGGCGTTGGACCCCTGGACGATGTTGAAGTAGTACGTGTACGCGATCATCCCCTCCTTGGGGATCGCATACCCGAAGGGTCCCTTGCCGTCCGAACTCTCCTGGTTCCAGGTGATGCCGAAGCTGGTGAAGTAGGGGGCGATCAGAGCCTCCCCCCGCGCCAGCGCATCTTTCACCTGTTCGTTGGTCGTGAAGAGGGCGAGGAATTGCCCGTCTTTGGCGGCCTTGGCGAACATCTCGAATGCGCGGTCGATGTGCTTCGCGTCCCCGCCGTTCGCGTGGGCGACTCCGAGCACATCGTTGAATCCGCCGCCCGACCCATAGTCGAAGACCATGACCTTGCCCTTGAACCGCGGAGCGAAGATGTCATTCCAGGTCGCCGGCGGATCTTTCACGAGCGTTTTATTGTAGAGGAAGGCATACCCGCTGAGCCCCCATCCGATGCCCGTGTTGTTTGGCCGGTGGTAGTTTGGATAGACGTCGGCCATGTTGGGAACCTTCCTGGGATCGAGGCTGGCCCATAACTGGGCGATCTCGCCCTTGGTCTGGGCATCGACATTGAAGAATCCGAAGTTGATGAGGGGCTTGTTCGGGTCGACCTGCCGCTGCGCGACCATTTTGGGGAACGTGAGCGCGTTCGTCCCTTCGTAGAGCTCGATGTTCACGTTGGCGTGGTTCTTCTCGAATGCCGACTTGACCTCACGGGGGACGACTCCCTGTCCCCCGCCGATCCAGATGAACTCCGTGACCTGCACCTTCCGGCCACCCGCAACCGGCGCCTGCGCCAGGGCCGGCTTTCCCCCCAACATGCCGAGGCCGAGTGCCGCGCCCGCCGCTCCGGTCTTCCGGAGGAGTTGCCTGCGTGTCAGTGCTCGACCGAACCCCCCACTCATCGCTCTCCCTCCTCATCTCATCCCTGCCGAGATGGTGCAGCGCGACGATGCTGTTGATCTGGTCAGCGGATGCTGCTGTAATTTTAGGCTTCAACGGGTGGTTCCTGCCTGGGGCCCGGTCCCCGCTCGTCCGCGCGACGTCGTCAGCTCACGAGCGCGTGATACGCTTCGGTGAGGCACTCCACGCCGGTGCCGGAGACAAAGAAGCTGTCCTCGATCCGGATGCCGCCGCTCCCGGGGAAATAGAGGCCGGGCTCGATGGTCAGTGTGGCGTGCATAGGCACCGCCGCCGCGTTGTGGGGCGCGATCACCGGGGCGTCCGGGCCCATCACGCCCAGGCCGTGTCCTGTCGAGTGGATATAGGTGCCATCATCGAACCCTGCGTCGCGCAGGACCGCCCGCGCCGCTTCGTCCACGTCTCGGGCCGGGATCCCCGCCTGCAGCACGGTGCGGGCCGCGGTCTGTGCCCGCTGGACGAGGTCCAGCAGCCGTGCCTGCTCGCGCGTGGGGGTGCCCATCACGAACGTTCGCGCAATCTCAGCCCAGTAGTTGGCCCGGAACACGCCGATGTCGACGACGATGAAGTCACCGGGCTCAACCGTCCGAGTGGTCGGGAGGGCGTGTGGCAGCGCGCCGCGGGGGCCGCTCGCGACGACCAGGTGGCTGATCGTGCCGCCGTTGGCCCAGATCACTCGAACCGCTTCCGCGGCGAGGTCGTTCTCGGTGATCTTTGGTCGGAGCGCGTGGAAGATCGCCGCCGCGGCCTTCGCGGTGATGACGGCGGCGTCGCGGATCGACTGGACCTCCTGCGGATCCTTGCTCGCCCGCATCGCCGCGAGGTGCGATCCGAGGTCGACCACCTCTCGGCCGCGCAGGCTCTCCTCGAGCATCCGGTACCGGTCGGTGCGGAGGGGGGAGGCGTCGACACCCACCACTGCCCCTGCGGGCAGCGCGTCGAGCGCACGCCGTACGAGCTGCGGTGTCGTCTGCGCAGGTCGCCGCCCGCCGCGAACGAGGGTCTCTCCGGGGCGGAGATACCGGATGTCGGGGAGGTCGGGACATTGCTCGCGCGCCAGGGTCTCCTCCAGCCCCGGCACCGCGAGCCAAGGGTGCCCTCGAGCGGGGACCGCGAGCCACTGGTCCGTCCCCGGCATGCCGGAGAGGATCGTCCAGTATCCGACGAGGTAACAGACGTTGAACGGATCGCCGACGAGCGCGAGTGAGATCCCCTGCGCTTGCAAGTCGGTCTGAAACCGGGTCAATCGGCCGGCGGATTGCATCGTCATCCCTCCCCTGCGGGGTCACTGACCACCTCTGCCCCGTCGGTGGTGATCAATACGCTGTCTGACCGGCCGACGATGAACTCCGGCAGTCGAAGGTAGAGCTGCGCACACAGGCACATGCCCGGCCTGAGAATCAGATCCAGGTCTACCGCCCTCGGGCGTTCATCGATCCGGAGCCCGAGGCCGCGGAAGATGGGGTACGTCTTGCGGTCGGCCAGCCCAGCCGCCCCCAGCACCACATCGGCGGCGCGGACGGCCTCTCCGAGCGGAGCTCCAGGGTGGAGGCGTTCCACAGCGGCCCGCTGCGCCGCGGCGGCTACGTCGAGGCCAAGGCGCGCCTCGCCCGATGGCGAGCCACCGTACACGAACAGCGTCCGGCCGATGTTTGCCCAATACCCATTCACGCTCGCGCCGCCCATCACGAACACCATCTCGCCGGGACCGGCGCTCCGGCCCGTGGCGGCATCATGCAGCCGGTTGAGCTTTGCGCCGCTCACGACATTCGTCTGCGACTGCACAATCGCGTCGGGCCACCGGCGCGCCCCCTCGGTGCAGACGGCGAGATCCATCGCCGCCTTCACCTCGATCTCCGAGATTCCCGGCCGTACTTTGAGGGCAGTCTGCCGCATCGCGGAGGCGACCAGCGCCGCCGCACACCGGAACGCCGACTGTTCCTCTCGATCTTTGATGAGGCGGAGGTCGGTCAGTGCTCCGGCGATGTCGCTCAACCGGAATTGCGAGAGGGTCTCCTCGAGCAGGCGAGCGCGATCGAGCGGCACCGCCCCGAACTCTAACCCCAGCACGCCGCCCGCGACATCCGCCCGCGCAAGCGCGCGGTGGGCGAGGTCGGCCGTGGTCCGAAACCCCCCAGGCCCCGGATCGTAGGGTTCAACGGCCCAGCGGCTGACCGTGCGGGCGAGCGACTCGTCCGCCCGCGGGACGAGCAGCAGCGGCTCGCCGGCCGCCGGGACGACGGCGAGGGCAAACGGCGTCAAGGCGTTCCAGACGTAGAACCCCGTGAAGTACCGGATGTTCTCCGGTGACGTAATCAGGGCGGCGGCCTCGCCGCGCTCAGACAATACGCGTTGTAACGCCCTCACACGCTCCACGCAGGATCCCTCCAGGCGTCCGTCGCGGCCGATTTCGGCCGCAGGCCGTCAGATGTGCCGTTCGCTCCTGATCCCGAACGTCTCGTACAACGCATCGCCGAACAAACTGAAGACGCCGACGCTGACGAACATCGCCATGCCGGGGCACGTCACCGTCCACCAGTACGAGAGGAAGTAGGGTCGGGACGTCGCGATCATGCTCCCCCATTCCGGCGTCGGGGGCTTGCCCCCGAGGCCCAGAAAGCTGAGGCTGGCGGTGAGCAGGATCGTATAGCCGACGTCGACGGTGACGCGAGAGATGACGGTTCCCCAACACTGGGGCAGGACGTGCCGCAGGAGGATCCTCCGATCCGACAACCCAAGGGCGCGCGCCGCCTCGACATACAGATCCTCCTTGACGGTCAACACCCGGCTGCGGACGAGGCGCGCGTAGATCGGCCACCAGACCAGGCCGATCGAGATGACGGCGTTTTCGAGGCTCGGCCCCAGGGCCGCGGTGATCGCGATGGCCAGGATCAATCCGGGAAATGCCAGAAACAGGTCGGTCACCCGCATCAGCGCCTGGTCGACGATCCCGCCCCGGTAGCCGGAGACCGCTCCGAGAACCACGCCGAGCCCCACGGCGATCAACAGCACCGTCCCGGCGGACACGAGCGAGATGCGCGTCCCCCAGAGGGTGCGGCTGAGGATGTCCCGCCCCGCCTCGTCCGTCCCAAACCAGACACCCGGCGCGGGTGGACGAAACGCGGCGCCGAGGTTCAGCGCGTTCGGATCCTTGGGCGCGATCTCCGGCGCGAGGACGCCGATGAAGACGATCGCCGCCGCCGCCGCCCCGAACGCCACGACGGGCAGGTGGCGGGGCCGGAGGCGCCAGGGAAGCCGCCGGAGGAGCGCCGGCCGCGGCAAGGACGCCGTGCCTTCACGCGTACTTGACACGCGGGTCCATCCACGCATAGAGCATGTCCACGAGCAGGTTGACGACGAGGACGATCACGGCGAGCACGACGGTGACGCTCATAATCGCCGGGAAGTCCAACGTCTTGATCGACCCTACTGCGTAGCGCCCGATCCCGGGCCACGCGAAGACCACCTCGACGATCACGGTGCCCCCCAGGAGGGCGCTGAACTGCATCCCCAGCGCCGTGACGGTCGGGATGAGCGCGTTCCGCAATCCGTGCTTGAAGACCACCACGACCCCCGCCAGGCCCTTGCTTCGCGCGGTGCGGATATAGTTCTCTCCCAGCACTTCGAGCAGCGAGATCCGCGTGAGTTTGAGCCCCACCGCGAGCCGGGAGACCACCGCCGCAGCCACCGGGAGGATGAGGTGCTGGACGGACGAGCCCAGGGCCGGCCAGTTCCCGGTCAGCGCGCTGTCGATGACGTAGAACCCCGTCAGCCGGGCCGGCGAGCCGACGAACGGATCGAGACGCCCCGCCGCGGGCAGCCACCCCAGGTGCCGATAGAACGCGATCTGCAGGAGCAATCCCAGCCAGAACGCGGGCAGCCCAACACCCACGAGTGCCAGGATCCGAATCACGTAGTCGAGCGCGCGTCCCTGGCTGATGGCGGCGACAACCCCCAACGCGATGGAGATCGTCGTGTACACCAGCATGACCGCAACCGCGAGTTCGGCGGTCGCCGGGAAAAACGCCTCGAGATCCTCGCGCACGAATCGCTGGGTCTGGATGGAACGGCCAAAATTCAGCGAGACGAGATCCCGCATATACAAGACGTACTGGACCGGCAGCGGGCGGTCCAATCCCATGAGCGTTCTCAAGTTCTCAACGGCGGCGGCGCTGGCCTCCGGGCCCGCCGCCGCGCGGGCCGGGTCGGCGGGGATGAGGTGGGTGAGGACAAACGTGACCACGGTGACGCCGACGATCACGAGCATGGTCCACAGCAGGCGTTCGAGGAGAAACCGCCATGACATCGCCGGGCTCGCTTCGCGATGGCCGGTCCGGATCAGCTCACTGGATGGCGGTCGCGCTCAGCGCAGGTAGACGTGATAGAACTGAAACACGCCGCTGTAGTCGAGCGGATGGTAGAGGTAGTTCATAACCCGGTCCCGGATCGGCTCGACGATCGGCGTCGTGAACGCGGTGAAGATGACGGGCTGATCGTCGATGATGATGGTCTCCGCGCGCCGCCACAACTCGATGCGCTTCTGCTCGTCGGGGGTGCGCTCGGCCTCGTTCAGGAGCCGGTCCACCTCGGGATTTTGATACCAGGCATGGTTGTAGGGCTTGCCGGCGTTTTCGCTGCCGAAGACCTGGCGAAGGTACGAGCCGGCATCGGACGTGAGGGGCGCCATCATCAGGTGGGCCCCGAGGATCGGCGCGGTCTCGAGCTTCTCCATCTGGGCATACGCCACGGCCAGGGGCGGCGCGTACGTGATATTCACTTTGACGCCGACATCCTTGAGGGCGGACTGGAGGACCAGCCCGAGCTTCCGGCCCTGCTCTTCCTCCTGGAGGACCTGGGCATCGATCTCAAATCCCGACGCGAGCCCCGCCTCGGCGAGCATCTTCTTGGCGGCGGAGACGTCTCGTGCGAACTTCGGGCGCTTCGGATCGTGGGCGACGAAGCCCGGCGGCAGGAATCCGTTCGGGGCGTCCTCGGATCCATAGAAGACGTCCCGCATCGCGTTGTAGTCGAACGCGAGGGCGAGGGCCTTTCGAACGCGCTTGTCTCGAAGGGGAGAGTTTGGCTTCTGGACGTTCATGGCGTAAATGAACGTGCGATATGTCGGGCTCTTGACCAGCTTGATGCCCGGCCGCTTCGCCAGGTTGTCCGGGGGCTCGTCGGGCCCGATCGAGTAGAGGTTCATCATGTCGATCTCGCCGCGCGTGAGCATCAGCTTCTGCGTCCCGATGTCGGGAATGATTCGGATCAGCACCCCATCCACGTGCCTGTCGGCCCATCCCCCCCAGTAGGCGGCGTGGCGCTGGAGAACGAGAAACTGATCTTTTTCCATCTGCACGGCCTTGAACGGGCCCGTACCGTTGATGTTCGCGGCGAACCAGGCGCGGCCGTCGTCGGCATCGCGCGCGTGCGCCTTCCCGTGGACGTAGATTTTGGAGAGCCCGAAGGGGAACGTCGCGGACGGCTGGGTGAGCAGGATGCGCACCGTGAGGGGATCGACCGCCTGGATCTCCTTCATCCGCCCCAGGAACGTGGCCGGCCCCATCCCGAGCTTCTTCACCCGGTCGAATGACAACTTCACCGCTTCGGCGTCCACCGTCGTGCCGTCGTGGAACTTGACATTGGGTCTGAGCTTGAAGGTGTAGGTCGTCAAGTCGGGCGACGCGGTCCAGGACTGGGCGAGCGCCGGGATGAGCTTGGCGGTCCCGCGTTCATAGCCCACCAGTCCTTCATACGTGTTCACAAACACGCGGTAGTGAGGGCCCGCCACGCCGATCGCCGGGTCGAGGGTGCTGGGATAGAAGTGAAGCGCCAGGCCGAGGACGTTGCCCTGCCTCTGTGCCATCGCGGGCAGGCCGCTTCCCAGGGTGACCGCGAGGATCCCGGCCACGACGACCGCCCCGATCCGTCGTGCATCCAACCGCATCGCCATGCTCCTTTGTGTATGCGTGTTTTCTCGCCGTCCCTGCGTCTTTCTCTCGCACGCTCGATCAATCCTCTCCCGCGGGGTCGAAGGGAGGCGCGCGCCCGCGCCCGCCCGATCTGGCTCGACCACAAGGGCTCTGCGCGCAGCGGGTCGTATTGCCCTGCGTATCTATGACATTAATGTGGAAGGAATGAAGCATGGCATCGTTCTCGGCGCGAACCGATGGACGCCCTAATCTCGAATGGGAATCGTAGACGTTGCCGGAGCTGCCGGACGTCGAAACGGTCGCGCGTACGCTGCGCCGGGAAGCGGTCGGCCGGCGGATTCGCCGCGTCCGGGTCCTGAGCCCCTCCACCGTGCGATCTCCTGCGCCTGTACGCTTTGCCTCGCGCCTGCGTGGAAAACGGATTGAACGGGTCGGCCGCCGCGGCAAGTATCTCCTGATCGACCTCGAAGGGGACCAGACACTGATCGTCCACCTGCGAATGACGGGGGGATTTGCGTCTGCGGGACGGACCGACCCGGTCCACCCCCATACCCGCGTGCTTTTCTCCTTCAACGGGGAAGAGTTGCGATTTGTCGACCAGCGGCGCTTCGGTCACATGGACCTGGTCTCCGCCCGGGACGTCCCCACCTTCCCCGGCCTGCAGCGTCTGGGCGTGGAACCGCTGGAAGACGCATTCACGCTGCGGAAGTTCAGGGCGCTCCTGCACGGCCGGCGCGGGACCGTGAAGGGGTTCCTGCTGCGCCAGGATGTCATTGCCGGAATCGGCAATATCTATGCCGACGAGATCCTCTTTCATGCCCGGCTCCTCCCATGGCGCCCCGTCGAGTCGCTGCGGCCCGCCGAGGCCGCCCGGCTCTATCGCACGATCCGGACCGTACTGCGGCGGGCGACCGCCCGGCTGTCCCGCTACGGGACGGCGGAAGAGCAGCTTTCCATCCGGAGGGACGGCGGTGCCTGTTCCCGCTGCGGCCGCGCGCTCCGCACGGCGACGGTAGCGGGCCGCACGAGCTATTACTGTCCGGCCTGCCAGCGGTGAGACCCCGGCCGCGGGCGGGTCTACGGCGCACGTTGGAGGGAGGCGCCCGACCGGGGGTGTATTACCTGTGCACGAGCCGAACCTGATCCACAGTCGAATGCGGGGGGGACTGTATGGGCGCCTCATCACGGTGGACTAAGCGTATGGGCCGGCGGACGTTCCTCCGGCGGGCCGCGACGGTTGGCATGGGGGTGGCCGCCGCGGGCGGAATGGCCGTTACGCGGCCCAGTCCCCTACCGGCGTCCCCGGCCTTGACCGCTCAGGCCTCGGGAGGACCGCCCCTCACGCTCGGCTTTCCCAGCTGGATGTTCAGCGAGCCCAGCACCGGCAAGTACTACAAGGAGCTCGCCGCTGAGTATACGGCGGCCCATCCCAACCAGAAGATCGATTTGATCTCGCTTCCCCCCGGCCAGTACGTCGAGAAGGTCTTCACCGAAATCTCGGGCGGGCACGTGCCCGATATCCTGCCGCTGTTCACCACGCAAATGCCGCAGTATATCCACCTGGGATTGCTGGAGCCACTGGACCCGTGGCTGGATAAAGCGCCGTTCAAGAAAAAGATCCTGCCGCTGCAGAAGTTCGCGCAGAAGGACGGCAAGAACTACGGCGTCGTCCTGACCGCCTCCCCCCAGGGGTTGCTGTACAATCACGAATTGCTGAACAAGGCCGAGGTGGATGTGCCGACGACCCTCGATGAGTTGTACAAAGCCGCGGAGGCGGTCTTCAAGAAGACCGGCGTGTTCGGATATGGGGTGCACGTCGATCCCTCGACCATGCTGCTCGCGTACGTCTCGTGCATGCAGTGGGTCCTGGGCCACGGGAGCGACTTCAGCAAGTCCGACGGCACCATCACGTGCAACGCTCCGGGGACGGTGGAGGCGTTTACCCACATGATGCGGTTTGTGAACGCGCCCTTTGTCCCCAAGGGCCTCGGGTGGTATCAACTTCGCACGATGTTCGCGGCGGGGAAAGTCGCGATGCTGTTGGACGGGCCGTGGGATCTGGGGCAGGTCAAGACGGTGAACCCCGCGCTGTATCCGCACATCAGCATGGCGCCGGCCCCGACCCCGACCCACGCGGCCATCACCGGCGGGGCCTTCTATACGATCTTGAAGAAGGAGCCCAACAAGCAGGCCGTGTGGGACTTCATCGCGTATGCCAGCGGCGATCAGTGGCAGCGGCGGTGGATGGAGCTCCTGGTGCAGGTCCCCGGTCTCAATGTCCGGCCGGACCAGGCCTTTCTCAAGACGAATCCCGGATTCCGCTACGTGACGGAGATCGCCGCAAAATATGCCACGGGGTTCGGCTACCTGCCGCCGGGCTACGAACTGGTCGCGACGACCTTTCAGACGAAGGTCATCGACCACGTGGCGGACATCTGGTCCGGGGCGAAGCCGCCGCGGGCGGCGCTGGACGAGTGCCAGAAGGAACTGGAGGCCTGGGCGAA of bacterium contains these proteins:
- a CDS encoding ABC transporter ATP-binding protein, yielding MAVPAGREVGVHPAVELRHVTKWFGKVQAVRGVTLQIEGNEFFSLLGPSGCGKTTILRMVGGFERPTEGEVFLQGRGVTDIPPYRRDTNLIFQHLALFPHLDVFDNIAFGLRMKRRDRETIRQKVSRALELVDLADLGARRIHQLSGGQQQRVAIARALVNEPAVLLLDEPLGSLDLRLRMQMQIELKEIQHRVGTTFIYVTHDQAEALTMSDRIAVMRDGRVEQVGTGRDVYERPRTRFVAMFLGDSNLFEGRITAKDGDSVQVQTADLTVLAPAQPGVAPGATVSLCVRPERMRALHAVGAAAGDERYENTTAVRVRSVTFKGSVIEYRLATSSGHPLMMQTHSDGSPIFSQDESLTVGWRKDDCVVMAE
- a CDS encoding ABC transporter substrate-binding protein translates to MSGGFGRALTRRQLLRKTGAAGAALGLGMLGGKPALAQAPVAGGRKVQVTEFIWIGGGQGVVPREVKSAFEKNHANVNIELYEGTNALTFPKMVAQRQVDPNKPLINFGFFNVDAQTKGEIAQLWASLDPRKVPNMADVYPNYHRPNNTGIGWGLSGYAFLYNKTLVKDPPATWNDIFAPRFKGKVMVFDYGSGGGFNDVLGVAHANGGDAKHIDRAFEMFAKAAKDGQFLALFTTNEQVKDALARGEALIAPYFTSFGITWNQESSDGKGPFGYAIPKEGMIAYTYYFNIVQGSNADQAEVASDVINIYLSKSVIGRYCNLTATIPAVQGVTLKSDLQKEPVFQPSAIEKAIQPDWVTANLQNNAWRQRWDREIKAKM
- a CDS encoding Xaa-Pro peptidase family protein, which produces MQSAGRLTRFQTDLQAQGISLALVGDPFNVCYLVGYWTILSGMPGTDQWLAVPARGHPWLAVPGLEETLAREQCPDLPDIRYLRPGETLVRGGRRPAQTTPQLVRRALDALPAGAVVGVDASPLRTDRYRMLEESLRGREVVDLGSHLAAMRASKDPQEVQSIRDAAVITAKAAAAIFHALRPKITENDLAAEAVRVIWANGGTISHLVVASGPRGALPHALPTTRTVEPGDFIVVDIGVFRANYWAEIARTFVMGTPTREQARLLDLVQRAQTAARTVLQAGIPARDVDEAARAVLRDAGFDDGTYIHSTGHGLGVMGPDAPVIAPHNAAAVPMHATLTIEPGLYFPGSGGIRIEDSFFVSGTGVECLTEAYHALVS
- a CDS encoding Xaa-Pro peptidase family protein, giving the protein MERVRALQRVLSERGEAAALITSPENIRYFTGFYVWNALTPFALAVVPAAGEPLLLVPRADESLARTVSRWAVEPYDPGPGGFRTTADLAHRALARADVAGGVLGLEFGAVPLDRARLLEETLSQFRLSDIAGALTDLRLIKDREEQSAFRCAAALVASAMRQTALKVRPGISEIEVKAAMDLAVCTEGARRWPDAIVQSQTNVVSGAKLNRLHDAATGRSAGPGEMVFVMGGASVNGYWANIGRTLFVYGGSPSGEARLGLDVAAAAQRAAVERLHPGAPLGEAVRAADVVLGAAGLADRKTYPIFRGLGLRIDERPRAVDLDLILRPGMCLCAQLYLRLPEFIVGRSDSVLITTDGAEVVSDPAGEG
- a CDS encoding ABC transporter permease, which produces MSSTREGTASLPRPALLRRLPWRLRPRHLPVVAFGAAAAAIVFIGVLAPEIAPKDPNALNLGAAFRPPAPGVWFGTDEAGRDILSRTLWGTRISLVSAGTVLLIAVGLGVVLGAVSGYRGGIVDQALMRVTDLFLAFPGLILAIAITAALGPSLENAVISIGLVWWPIYARLVRSRVLTVKEDLYVEAARALGLSDRRILLRHVLPQCWGTVISRVTVDVGYTILLTASLSFLGLGGKPPTPEWGSMIATSRPYFLSYWWTVTCPGMAMFVSVGVFSLFGDALYETFGIRSERHI
- a CDS encoding ABC transporter permease, translating into MSWRFLLERLLWTMLVIVGVTVVTFVLTHLIPADPARAAAGPEASAAAVENLRTLMGLDRPLPVQYVLYMRDLVSLNFGRSIQTQRFVREDLEAFFPATAELAVAVMLVYTTISIALGVVAAISQGRALDYVIRILALVGVGLPAFWLGLLLQIAFYRHLGWLPAAGRLDPFVGSPARLTGFYVIDSALTGNWPALGSSVQHLILPVAAAVVSRLAVGLKLTRISLLEVLGENYIRTARSKGLAGVVVVFKHGLRNALIPTVTALGMQFSALLGGTVIVEVVFAWPGIGRYAVGSIKTLDFPAIMSVTVVLAVIVLVVNLLVDMLYAWMDPRVKYA
- a CDS encoding ABC transporter substrate-binding protein, producing the protein MRLDARRIGAVVVAGILAVTLGSGLPAMAQRQGNVLGLALHFYPSTLDPAIGVAGPHYRVFVNTYEGLVGYERGTAKLIPALAQSWTASPDLTTYTFKLRPNVKFHDGTTVDAEAVKLSFDRVKKLGMGPATFLGRMKEIQAVDPLTVRILLTQPSATFPFGLSKIYVHGKAHARDADDGRAWFAANINGTGPFKAVQMEKDQFLVLQRHAAYWGGWADRHVDGVLIRIIPDIGTQKLMLTRGEIDMMNLYSIGPDEPPDNLAKRPGIKLVKSPTYRTFIYAMNVQKPNSPLRDKRVRKALALAFDYNAMRDVFYGSEDAPNGFLPPGFVAHDPKRPKFARDVSAAKKMLAEAGLASGFEIDAQVLQEEEQGRKLGLVLQSALKDVGVKVNITYAPPLAVAYAQMEKLETAPILGAHLMMAPLTSDAGSYLRQVFGSENAGKPYNHAWYQNPEVDRLLNEAERTPDEQKRIELWRRAETIIIDDQPVIFTAFTTPIVEPIRDRVMNYLYHPLDYSGVFQFYHVYLR
- the mutM gene encoding bifunctional DNA-formamidopyrimidine glycosylase/DNA-(apurinic or apyrimidinic site) lyase; amino-acid sequence: MPELPDVETVARTLRREAVGRRIRRVRVLSPSTVRSPAPVRFASRLRGKRIERVGRRGKYLLIDLEGDQTLIVHLRMTGGFASAGRTDPVHPHTRVLFSFNGEELRFVDQRRFGHMDLVSARDVPTFPGLQRLGVEPLEDAFTLRKFRALLHGRRGTVKGFLLRQDVIAGIGNIYADEILFHARLLPWRPVESLRPAEAARLYRTIRTVLRRATARLSRYGTAEEQLSIRRDGGACSRCGRALRTATVAGRTSYYCPACQR
- a CDS encoding sugar ABC transporter substrate-binding protein, coding for MGASSRWTKRMGRRTFLRRAATVGMGVAAAGGMAVTRPSPLPASPALTAQASGGPPLTLGFPSWMFSEPSTGKYYKELAAEYTAAHPNQKIDLISLPPGQYVEKVFTEISGGHVPDILPLFTTQMPQYIHLGLLEPLDPWLDKAPFKKKILPLQKFAQKDGKNYGVVLTASPQGLLYNHELLNKAEVDVPTTLDELYKAAEAVFKKTGVFGYGVHVDPSTMLLAYVSCMQWVLGHGSDFSKSDGTITCNAPGTVEAFTHMMRFVNAPFVPKGLGWYQLRTMFAAGKVAMLLDGPWDLGQVKTVNPALYPHISMAPAPTPTHAAITGGAFYTILKKEPNKQAVWDFIAYASGDQWQRRWMELLVQVPGLNVRPDQAFLKTNPGFRYVTEIAAKYATGFGYLPPGYELVATTFQTKVIDHVADIWSGAKPPRAALDECQKELEAWAKTVPAKDRSM